A single Ammospiza caudacuta isolate bAmmCau1 chromosome 14, bAmmCau1.pri, whole genome shotgun sequence DNA region contains:
- the LOC131563819 gene encoding synaptotagmin-like protein 2: MLDLSFLTEEEYEKLMKVLQRDAELKKKDGDRIRRIQGSITDEKKKKFVTGEWFSEVKAKRFQEDLAGPDLLRASIKRKKGKLESEDKKHIQTSLESKAATVPAFTEDIAGAGEERSSTPTLETTEQKILPKLKPRLPVHLSASYKSSSIHDVSSSESDTGTSPVVIATNSFHLSGKGHGDSPVSTQLSEDAEPQPSTAAGGEAADGATEGPKAPPEETYPPSKIPVKKKASRTFPRCEQAVNDTGPAENSPAKEESVPGPRALPTDGESGRAGRQGVNYTISAMSNRDEEIGLDREHFRSLKNFWEKGAESLGAGGSPGPGLGEAAPWQLRLGRSLSLQAAPGQGAEGKPGAFSKTKTPHKRTITLSSSEEEPSCATPARKGSVSVTPSSTCAKSKGGLVTRNDLLGESNGKLLMPEEEKVVQHCSKKSRLPVRAPSIQLESPTKDMSGSSLGPAGTPVEEELVVAGERKPTWRAPASRVQILIEPVPTDGESEDEKEKRSDLGTQDSMEINGELPEEKMCESSDQPTPGEPSGEREAVQGTDSAVYSEEDGDHSPAAQALARANSINLAKSMVNIYTTTETYNKPHLIPHQFLEPERVKELSRSSPLLLSETESDTASELSFQLGRHKKSPSTGSHSSDMASVSSVSGSVLSVYSGDFGSVDAQGTVEFALDYDEKNREFQVHVSQCRGLAVVDERKGRSDPYVKTYLLPDKARMGKRKTSVKKRTVNPVYNEVLRYKIEKMVLLIQKLNLSVWHNDPLGRNSFLGEIEIDLASWDWSNRKLNWYPLKPRSLSAVNGVDHRGVMSLSIKYVPPGSLGPRNPPSGEVHIWVKDVKDLLQLRPSGVDSFVKCYVLPDTSKKSYQKTRVIKRDTNPVFNHTIVYDGFHTEDLKDACVELTVWDHEKLTNHFLGGIRLGLGTGLSYGISVDWMDSTQEEVAFWQEMMLAANEWIEGLLPLRSLAGRKKLK; the protein is encoded by the exons ATGTTGGACTTGAGCTTCCTGACCGAGGAGGAGTATGAGAAGCTGATGAAGGTTCTGCAGAGAGATGCAGAGCTGAAGAAGAAGGATGGGGATCGCATCAG GAGGATTCAAGGCTCCATCACAgatgaaaagaagaagaagtTTGTGACAGGTGAATGGTTTTCAGAAGTGAAGGCAAAACGGTTCCAGGAAGACTTGGCAGGGCCGGATCTCCTTCGGGCAtccattaaaaggaaaaagggcaAGCTAGAAA GTGAGGACAAGAAGCACATCCAGACGAGTCTGGAAAGCAAAGCTGCCACAGTTCCTGCCTTTACTGAGGACATTGCTGGTGCAGGAGAGGAAAG ATCCAGTACACCTACTCTTGAAACCACAGAGCAGAAAATTTTGCCGAAACTGAAGCCAAGACTTCCTGTCCATTTGTCTGCATCATACAAG AGTTCCAGCATACATGATGTCTCTTCCTCAGAGAGTGACACAGGAACAAGTCCAGTTGTGATTGCAACAAACAGCTTTCATTTGTCTGGAAAAG gTCATGGAGATTCTCCAGTGTCCACCCAGCTTTCAGAGGATGCTGAGcctcagcccagcactgcagctggaggagaagctgctgaTGGAGCCACAGAGGGGCCAAAAGCTCCTCCTGAGGAAACTTATCCTCCCAGCAAAATCCCAGTCAAGAAGAAAGCAAGCAGAACCTTCCCCAGGTGTGAGCAGGCTGTGAATGACACGGGGCCAGCAGAGAACAGCCCTGCCAAGGAGGAGTCAGTGCCAGGCCCCAGAGCACTGCCCACAGACGGGGAGAGCGGCCGGGCTGGCAGGCAGGGGGTGAACTACACCATCTCAGCCATGAGCAACAGGGATGAGGAGATCGGCCTGGACCGTGAACACTTCAGGAGCCTGAAGAACTTTtgggagaagggagcagagTCTTTAGGGGCAGGGGGCAgcccagggccagggctgggtgaggcAGCCCCttggcagctcaggctgggccGCTCgctctccctgcaggctgcGCCAGGCCAGGGTGCTGAAGGGAAGCCTGGTGCCTTCAGCAAAACAAAGACCCCCCACAAAAGGACAATAACTCTGTCTTCCAGCGAGGAAGAGCCAAGCTGTGCCACTCCTGCAAGGAAGGGCTCTGTTTCTGTcactcccagctccacctgTGCCAAGAGCAAAGGGGGCCTGGTTACAAGAAATGACTTGCTGGGTGAAAGCAATGGGAAGCTGCTGATGCCAGAGGAAGAGAAGGTGGTGCAGCACTGCTCCAAGAAATCCAGGCTGCCTGTGAGAGCACCTTCCATCCAGCTCGAGTCACCCACCAAGGACATGTCTGGCAGCTCactggggccagcagggacacccgtggaggaggagctggtggTGGCAGGAGAGCGCAAGCCCACATGGAGGGCCCCGGCCAGCAGGGTGCAGATACTGATAGAGCCTGTGCCCACAGATGGGGAAAGTGAggatgagaaagagaaaagatctGATTTGGGCACTCAAGACAGCATGGAAATAAATGGAGAGCTACCTGAGGAAAAGATGTGTGAGTCTTCAGACCAGCCAACACCTGGTGAACCATCTGGAGAGAGAGAAGCTGTTCAGGGAACAGACTCAGCTGTTTACTCAG AGGAAGATGGGGATcattctcctgctgctcaggcacTGGCCCGAGCAAACAGCATTAATCTTGCAAAGAGTATGGTGAACATTTACACAACCACAGAGA CATACAATAAACCTCATTTGATACCACATCAATTTCTTGAACCTGAAAGAGTGAAAGAACTGAGCAGATCCTCTCCCCTCCTGTTGTCTGAG ACGGAGTCAGACACGGCCTCGGAGCTCAGCTTCCAGCTGGGCAGGCACAAGAAGTCCCCCAGCACTGGCAGCCACTCCTCTGACATGGCTTCTGTCTCCTCG GTGAGTGGCAGTGTGCTCAGTGTCTACAGTGGTGACTTTGGGAGTGTGGATGCCCAAGGAACTGTGGAATTTGCCCTGGACTATGACGAGAAGAACCGGGAGTTCCAGGTGCATGTGTCCCAGTGCAGGGGCTTGGCTGTGGTGGATGAGAGGAAAGGCAGATCTGACCC GTATGTTAAGACTTACCTGCTCCCAGACAAAGCCAGGATGGGTAAGAGGAAAACGTCAGTGAAGAAGAGGACAGTGAACCCTGTGTACAATGAGGTGTTACGG tataaaatagagaaaatggTGTTGCTGATCCAAAAATTGAATCTCTCTGTTTGGCACAATGATCCACTGGGACGTAACAGTTTCTTGGGAGAGATTGAGATAGACTTGGCCAGCTGGGACTGGAGCAACAGGAAACTCAACTGGTACCCACTGAAGCCCCGG AGCCTTTCTGCTGTTAATGGTGTGGATCATCGAGGAGTGATGAGTTTGTCCATTAAGTATGTCCCCCCTGGAAGCCTGG ggcccaggaaCCCTCCCTCTGGTGAAGTTCACATTTGGGTCAAAGACGTCAAGGACCTGCTGCAGTTGCGTCCCTCTGGAGTGGATTCCTTTGTGAAGTG CTATGTGCTTCCAGACACCAGTAAGAAGAGCTACCAAAAGACCAGAGTCATAAAGAGAGACACAAACCCTGTTTTCAATCACACCATTGTGTATGATGGCTTTCACACGGAGGATCTGAAGGATGCCTGTGTTGAACTCACTGTGTGGGATCATGAGAAACTTACCAACCATTTCCTTGGAGGAATCAGGCTGGGCCTTGGGACAG GTTTGAGCTATGGCATCTCTGTGGACTGGATGGACTCCACCCAGGAGGAGGTGGCCTTTTGGCAGGAGATGATGTTGGCTGCCAATGAATGGATCGAGGGATTGCTGCCGCTGCGCTCactggcagggaggaaaaagctgaaataa
- the RAB39B gene encoding ras-related protein Rab-39B, protein MEAIWLYQFRLIVIGDSTVGKSCLIRRFTEGRFAQISDPTVGVDFFSRLVEIEPGKRIKLQIWDTAGQERFRSITRAYYRNSVGGLLLFDITNRRSFQNVHEWLEETKVHVQPYQIVFVLVGHKCDLDTQRQVTRHEAEKLAAAYGMRYIETSARDAINVEKAFTDLTRDIYELVKRGDISIQEGWEGVKSGFVPNVVHSSEEVVKSDRRCLC, encoded by the exons ATGGAGGCGATCTGGCTGTACCAGTTCCGCCTCATCGTCATCGGCGACTCCACCGTGGGCAAGTCCTGCCTCATCCGCCGCTTCACCGAGGGCCGCTTCGCCCAGATCTCCGACCCCACCGTGGGCGTGgatttcttctccaggctggtgGAGATCGAGCCTGGCAAGAGGATCAAGCTGCAGATCTGGGACACGGCCGGGCAGGAGCGGTTCCG GTCCATCACCAGAGCCTACTACAGGAACTCGGTGGGAGGGCTGCTCCTCTTTGACATCACAAACCGCAGATCTTTCCAGAACGTGCACGAGTGGCTGGAGGAGACCAAGGTGCACGTGCAGCCCTACCAGATCGTGTTTGTGCTGGTGGGGCACAAGTGTGACCTGGACACGCAGCGGCAGGTGACGCGGCACGAGGCGGAGAAACTGGCTGCGGCCTACGGCATGAGGTACATCGAGACCTCGGCCCGCGACGCCATCAACGTGGAGAAGGCCTTCACCGACCTGACCCGGGACATCTATGAGCTGGTGAAAAGGGGGGACATTTCCATCcaggagggatgggaaggggTAAAGAGCGGCTTTGTCCCGAACGTAGTGCACTCCTCAGAAGAAGTGGTGAAATCAGATAGAAGGTGCTTGTGCTGA
- the VBP1 gene encoding prefoldin subunit 3 isoform X6 yields MTKKQIAFVLQSRKKEDVDSFMKQPGNETADVVLKKLDEQYQKYKFLELNLAQKKRRLKSQIPEIKQTLEILKHMQKKKDSTHPMETRFLLADNLYCKASVPPTDKVCLWLGANVMLEYDIDEAQALLEKNLSTATKNLDLLEEDLDFLRDQFTTTEVNMARVYNWDVKRRNKQDPSKNKA; encoded by the exons GAAGATGTAGATTCTTTTATGAAACAGCCTGGAAATGAGACAGCAGATGTAGTTCTTAAGAAGTTGGATGAGCAGTATCAGAAGTATAAATTTCTGGAACTTAATCTTGCTCAAAAGAAAAGGAG GCTAAAAAGTCAGATTCCTGAAATTAAACAGACattagaaattttaaaacacatgcagaagaaaaag GATTCCACACATCCAATGGAAACCAGATTTTTATTGGCAGATAATCTCTACTGCAAAGCTTCAGTTCCTCCTACAGATAAAGTTTGTTTGTGGTTGGGG GCCAATGTGATGCTTGAATATGATATTGATGAAGCTCAGGCTCTGTTAGAGAAGAATTTGTCAACAGCCACAAAAAACCTCGATCTTCTAGAGGAAGACCTGGATTTTCTCAGAGATCAGTTCACCACTACAGAAGTCA ATATGGCTAGAGTTTATAATTGGGACGTAAAGAGAAGAAACAAGCAAGACCCATCCAAAAACAAAGCATAG